The window TCCTCAACAACATGGTCGAGGAGGGCTGGCTGAGCTCCTCCGAGCGCCAGTCGATGAAGTTCCCGGTGCCCAAGGAGCCCAAGGCCGCCGCCGGTCTCGACGGCCAGAAGGGCTATCTCGTCGACCTCGCCAACAATCAGCTCGAAGAGCAGCTGATGAAGGAGGAGGGCATCTCGCGCGCCGAGGCCGAGACCCAGGTCAAGAGCCAGGGCTGGACCATCACCCTGAACATCGACCCGAAGAAGCAGGCGCAGCTGGAGAAGTCGGTCAAGTCCCAGCTGACCCGCAAGCTGGACGCGAAGGAGCGGCCCGTCGACGGGGACATCCAGGCGGGTGCCGTCTCGGTCGACCCGAAGACAGGGAAGATCGTCGCCCTGTACGGCGGCGAGGACTACTTCAAGCACTACCGCTCCAACGCCACCCGCACCGACTACCAGCCCGCCTCGACGTTCAAGCCGGTCATCCTCGCCGCCGCCCTGGAGAACCAGGCGAAGACGCAGGACGGCGAGACGATCGGCGCGAAGACGGTCTACGACGGCACCAGCAAGCGGCCGGTGGTGGACGCGAACGGCAATAAGGTCGGCTTCGCCCCGCCGAACGAGGACGACGTCGACTACGGCGACGTCACCGTCCAGACCGCGATGAACAAGTCCGTCAACTCGGTGTTCGCGCAGATGGGCGTCGATGTCGGCATGGAAGAGGTGATGGACACCGCGGCCGCGCTCGGCATGGACGACGACCTCCAGGCGGTGCCCGCCCAGACCCTCGGCACCATGGGCGCGAGCCCGCTGCAGATGGCCGGGGTCTACGCCACGCTCGACAACCACGGCAAGCAGGTCACCCCGACCCTCATCAAGTCCGCCGAGCAGAACAACCGCACCATCGCCATGCCCGACCCGATCGGCGACCAGGTCATCAGCCCCGAGGCCGCCGACACCGTGACCTCGGTGCTCACCGGCGTGGTCGACGACGGTACGGCCCAGAAGTCCGTGCGCGACAACCCGGCCCGCGACGGCCAGGAGGTCGCCGGCAAGACGGGTACGTCCGACTTCGGCAGGTCGGCCTGGTTCACGGGCTACACACCGGACCTGGTGACCTCGGTCGGCCTGTTCGGCGAGGACGCCAAGTCGGGCAAGCAGGTCAACATGAAGGGCGCGACGGGCGAACTGCCCGGCACGGGCCGGGTCAACGGTGGTGGCATTCCGGCGCAGATCTGGGCGGCGTACATGTTCGGAGTGACCGACACGGACGCCGAGTTCGACCTGGACACCGACCAGGGCGCGGCGGTCGAGCCGTCCTGGACGCCGACGAAGACGCAGGAGCCGACGGAAGAGCCGACGACGCAGGAGCCGACGACTCAGGCCCCGACGACCGAGGCCCCGAGCCAGTCCCCGTCCCAGACGCCCACGGACACCCCGACGACGAACGAACCGACGGACGAGCCGACGACGCAGGAACCGACGACGGAGCCTCCGACGGACGAGATCCCGGAGGATCCGGTCGACCCGGACGAAGAGCGGTAAGGAAAAGGGCCGGTCCCCGCACTGGGGGCCGGCCCTCGGTTCGTCCTCGGTTCAGCTCATCCTCGGTTCAGTTCGAACCACACGACTTTCCCGGTGCTGAGCCTCGTCGCCCCCCACCGTCTGGCCAGCTTGTTCACCAGATACAGCCCGCGCCCACCCTCATCGGTAGCCCGAGCCTGCCGCAGCCGGGGCAACTGCGGTACATCGTCCCCGACTTCGCACCGCAGCACATCCGTCCGCAGCAGCCGCAGCGTCACCGGCCGCGAGGCATACCGCACCGCGTTCGTCACGACCTCGCTCACCAACAGCTCGACGGAGTCGGTCATTTCCTCAAGTCCCCACCGGGACAGCGCACGCCGGGCCAGCCGCCGGGCCCGCCCGGGCGCCGCGTCCTCCGGCTCCAGGAACCAGTACGCCACATCACTGGGCGCGATCCCGTCGAAGCGGGCGGCGAGCAGCGCGATGTCGTCGTCCCGGTCGCCGGGCCCGAGCATGTCGAGCACCTCGTCGCACAGGGCTTCCAGCGGCGGCGGATGATCAGGACCGGTGAGCTGAGCGGTCGCGGCGAGCTTCTCCCGCAGTTGCTCTATCCCGGTCCACACGTCCCGCAGCCGCGACTCGACCAGCCCGTCGGTGTAGAGCAGCAGGGTCGCCCCGGCCGGCGCGTCCAGCTCCACGGCCTCGAAGTCGACGCCGCCGACCCCGATCGGCGCACCCGGCGGCACCCGCAGCACCTCGGCCCGCCCGCCCAGATGCAGCAGAACCGGCGGCGGATGACCGGCGTTGGCGATGGTGATGCGATGCGAGACCGGGTCGTACACGGCGTACAGACAGGTCGCCATGCGGTCCGTGCCGAGCCGCTGCGCCTGCTCGTCGAGGTGGTGCAGCACCTCCTGGGGCGGCAGGTCCAGGCCCGCGAGCGTCTGGGCCGTCGTACGCAACTGGCCCATGATCGCGGCGGAGGTCATGGAGTGGCCCATCACGTCGCCCACGACGAGCGCCACCCGGCTGCCCGGCAGCGGGATCGCGTCGTACCAGTCGCCGCCCACGCGCGCGGTCTCGGCGGCGGGCAGATAGCGGGACGCGAGCCGTACGCCCGTCGGCCGGGGCAGGGTCTCGGGCAGCATCGTGCGCTGGAGCTCGTCGGCGATGTACGCCTCACGGCCGTACAGCACCGCCTTGTCGATGCCCAGCGCGCTGTGCGTGGCGAGTTGGGCGGCGACCAGGAGATCGTCCGCCTCGAAGGCGATGCGCTCGGGGCGGCGCAGGAAGAGCGCGGCGCCGATCACCCGGCGTCGGCCCCGCAGCGGGGCGAGGATGGCGCGCTGACCGGTGGGTACGACCAATTCGCCGTCGTCGCCCAGGAGTTCGGGCAGCGCGGCGCTGGCGGCTGGCGCGTCGGCGAACACCGGGCGGACCCCGCGCAGTACCTCGGCGAGCGCGCCGCCGGGCCGTACCTCGCACAACTCGGCGGTCACGGCGGACAGTTCAGCCAGCTCGGTCGGCTCCGGCACGCCCTGCGCGGGCAGGAAGCCGCCCTCGGTGTCCCGCTCCTCCGGTATCCGGTCGGTGCGCCGCAGCCGCAGCACGACGGGCCCGGTGGGCCGCTCGTCGCCGACCGGCAGCGGGTCGCGGAGGTAGACGAGGATCGCGTCGGAGAACGTCGGCACGGTCGCCCGGCACAGCCCCATCACGATCTCGTCGAGGTCTATGCCGCGGGCGATCCGCCGGGTCGCGGCGCCCACGAACCGCAGCCGGTCCCCGTCCCGCCGCATCGGCGTGGGCCGGCCGGGCTGCACGCCCTGCCCGCTACGGCGCTCTTCCGGCGCCGTCTCGGTGCTCGGCTGGGCCGGGATGCCCTCCGGGACCGGCCGGGGACGATGGGTGTCGGCCTCCGCGGCGGCGGAGGGCTGCGCATGCTCGGGACCGTTGCTCACGGGGGCCTTGTCGTTGCCGGACGGTGCGGTGGTGCCCGGGGTGGAGGGCGGTTCGCCGGTGCGCGCCTGCGCGGGTAACGCGGCGGCGCCGGGCGCGCGGGGCGGGGTCGGGGTACGCAGGAGCGCCCCGCGGGGATCCGCGGGGTCGGCGCCCGGCAGGGGGCGCTCGAAGGAGGTCGGCTGCTCCGTCACGCGTGTCGCATCCATCCGTCCGGGGCGTGTTGTTCGTCCCGCCGAAGTCCCGATACCCGCAATACGTGCCCCAGGAACGGGATTCCCGCGTGGCCAGAGGCTGTTCCTGTGTCACCGGCGGGCTCTGCGCCGCCCGTACCGGTGTTGCCCTCGTACCCCTCGCTCACGTCCAGCCGCCCCTCGGTGACGATCGGTCAAGCCCAGTGCACGCTCCGGTAGTTGCCGCCGCGCGCCCTTGCGGAGGACGATCCTACGTTTCTTGCCCGGGGGCGCATCAAGGGTCTCATGAGGACATGTGCGCGGGCGTACGGCCCGAGCCCCCTGGCAGCTCCTCCGGCAGTGACGGTACAGCCCAGGACGGGTCCGGGCGCCAGTGTTGCCAGCCGTCCGAGAACGGCGGCCCCCAGGCGCGGATCACCTCCACCGCGGCCCGTCCGGCCTTCCGCACCCGTGCGGCGGTCGCGGCGTCCATCAGGCCGTCCTGCTGGGCCTGGGCGAACTCGTCCTCGTCGCGCCAGCCCCAAGTCCGGTCAGGGTACACACAGATGTCCAGGAAGTGATCCTCGGAGTCCACCCCGCCCGCCCAACGCACCAGCGGCTCCTCCAGGTTCACGTACCAGTTCTTGAACCGCCAGCCCGGCTCCCAGAACAGCCACACCGACCACGGCTCGCCGGGTCTGGCCAGTTTCAGCACCCCGGTGCCGAACCAGCGGTCGCGCTGCACCGTACGGGGCTTGGTGTAGCGCGACCGCAAGGGCTCCTGGTGCACGGGGGTGCCGTCGGCGAGCGCGGGCTTGAGACACTCGGTCCCGGGCGCCAGCCATACGGCGAGCAGATCGGCGTCGTCCCGCACGACGGTGACGGGACGCACGATGTGGAAGCGTGCACCGGCGTTCTGCCGGTACCGCCACAGAATGTGACTTCCGGGCGCCCAGCGCGCCGGGGACCCGCCTGCTTCCACTGTCGTCATCGCTCCGCCGTCTGCCATGCACAGATATTAGGTGTCACTGACTGACGACGCTGCGGCGAACGTCACGGTTCGCAGTGTTGGCGGGAATCGTCACGGGCGCGTCATACGCAGGACATCCAGGGCTTCGTCCAGCTCAGCGAGGGTGAGGTCGCCGCGCTCCACATAACCGCTCTCCAGCACGACTTGACGGATGGTCCGGCGCTGCGCGAGCGCCTTCTTGGCGACCTTGGCGGCCTCCTCGTACCCGATGTACTTGTTCAGGGGCGTGACCACGGAGGGTGACGACTCGGCGTATTCGCGGGCCCGTTCACGGTGCGCGACGATGCCGTCGACGGTCCGGTCGGCGAGCAGCCGGGAGACATTGGCGAGCAGCCGGATCGACTCGAGCACGTTCTTCGCGATGACCGGGAGCATCACATTGAGCTCGAAGTTGCCGGCGGCTCCCGCGGTGGCGACGGTGGCGTCGTTCCCGGTGACCTGCGCGGCGACCATGAGCACGGCCTCCGGGATGACCGGGTTGACCTTGCCGGGCATGATCGAGGAGCCGGGCTGGAGGTCGGGCAGGGAGATCTCGGCGAGCCCGGTGCGCGGGCCCGAGGCC of the Streptomyces sp. NBC_00287 genome contains:
- a CDS encoding SpoIIE family protein phosphatase, whose amino-acid sequence is MDATRVTEQPTSFERPLPGADPADPRGALLRTPTPPRAPGAAALPAQARTGEPPSTPGTTAPSGNDKAPVSNGPEHAQPSAAAEADTHRPRPVPEGIPAQPSTETAPEERRSGQGVQPGRPTPMRRDGDRLRFVGAATRRIARGIDLDEIVMGLCRATVPTFSDAILVYLRDPLPVGDERPTGPVVLRLRRTDRIPEERDTEGGFLPAQGVPEPTELAELSAVTAELCEVRPGGALAEVLRGVRPVFADAPAASAALPELLGDDGELVVPTGQRAILAPLRGRRRVIGAALFLRRPERIAFEADDLLVAAQLATHSALGIDKAVLYGREAYIADELQRTMLPETLPRPTGVRLASRYLPAAETARVGGDWYDAIPLPGSRVALVVGDVMGHSMTSAAIMGQLRTTAQTLAGLDLPPQEVLHHLDEQAQRLGTDRMATCLYAVYDPVSHRITIANAGHPPPVLLHLGGRAEVLRVPPGAPIGVGGVDFEAVELDAPAGATLLLYTDGLVESRLRDVWTGIEQLREKLAATAQLTGPDHPPPLEALCDEVLDMLGPGDRDDDIALLAARFDGIAPSDVAYWFLEPEDAAPGRARRLARRALSRWGLEEMTDSVELLVSEVVTNAVRYASRPVTLRLLRTDVLRCEVGDDVPQLPRLRQARATDEGGRGLYLVNKLARRWGATRLSTGKVVWFELNRG
- a CDS encoding transglycosylase domain-containing protein, encoding MGRAEERRARQRGGRRAAPKRRRSSGAAGKSGIRRFFTWKKILGTFLGLCLLGIGGFIVLYLMVDVPKGNAAARLQSNVYKYSDGSVLARDGKVNREIVDLSKVPEEVRNTFVAAENKTFYKDSGVDFKGTARGLINTLSGKGAQGGSTITQQYVKNYYLTQEQTVTRKLRELVISLKVDRQMSKDDILAGYLNTSYFGRNAYGIQAAAQAYYRVDAEKLSIAQGAYLAALLQAPSQYDWAVASETGKELVKNRWNYVLNNMVEEGWLSSSERQSMKFPVPKEPKAAAGLDGQKGYLVDLANNQLEEQLMKEEGISRAEAETQVKSQGWTITLNIDPKKQAQLEKSVKSQLTRKLDAKERPVDGDIQAGAVSVDPKTGKIVALYGGEDYFKHYRSNATRTDYQPASTFKPVILAAALENQAKTQDGETIGAKTVYDGTSKRPVVDANGNKVGFAPPNEDDVDYGDVTVQTAMNKSVNSVFAQMGVDVGMEEVMDTAAALGMDDDLQAVPAQTLGTMGASPLQMAGVYATLDNHGKQVTPTLIKSAEQNNRTIAMPDPIGDQVISPEAADTVTSVLTGVVDDGTAQKSVRDNPARDGQEVAGKTGTSDFGRSAWFTGYTPDLVTSVGLFGEDAKSGKQVNMKGATGELPGTGRVNGGGIPAQIWAAYMFGVTDTDAEFDLDTDQGAAVEPSWTPTKTQEPTEEPTTQEPTTQAPTTEAPSQSPSQTPTDTPTTNEPTDEPTTQEPTTEPPTDEIPEDPVDPDEER
- the fomD gene encoding cytidylyl-2-hydroxypropylphosphonate hydrolase — encoded protein: MADGGAMTTVEAGGSPARWAPGSHILWRYRQNAGARFHIVRPVTVVRDDADLLAVWLAPGTECLKPALADGTPVHQEPLRSRYTKPRTVQRDRWFGTGVLKLARPGEPWSVWLFWEPGWRFKNWYVNLEEPLVRWAGGVDSEDHFLDICVYPDRTWGWRDEDEFAQAQQDGLMDAATAARVRKAGRAAVEVIRAWGPPFSDGWQHWRPDPSWAVPSLPEELPGGSGRTPAHMSS